Proteins encoded in a region of the Drosophila busckii strain San Diego stock center, stock number 13000-0081.31 chromosome 2L, ASM1175060v1, whole genome shotgun sequence genome:
- the LOC108605258 gene encoding uncharacterized protein LOC108605258: MKTFALCSLLAVVLLACSTHSLPQTREGAAYTNEAIRQAQQTLLIPKDAQIQNVQEGIELGAYEQIPGNQRINLFDILGDTVPSEVINNLQSQVDQIGRN, translated from the coding sequence atgaaaacatttgcgCTGTGCTCACTGCTCGCCGTGGTGCTCTTGGCTTGTAGCACACACTCGCTGCCACAGACACGTGAGGGCGCTGCCTACACAAATGAGGCCATCAGACAGGCACAGCAAACGCTGCTCATACCCAAGGATGCACAAATACAGAACGTGCAGGAGGGCATTGAGCTGGGCGCCTATGAGCAGATTCCCGGCAATCAGCGTATTAATCTCTTTGACATTCTCGGCGACACTGTGCCCTCCGAGGTGATAAACAATCTGCAATCGCAGGTTGATCAAATTGGACGCAATTAA